The Salvia miltiorrhiza cultivar Shanhuang (shh) chromosome 2, IMPLAD_Smil_shh, whole genome shotgun sequence DNA window GGCTGGATAGCTAGGGCAAACCAATATTTTCTCGTTCATCAGATCGCTGATAATCAAAAGTTGCAAATCGCCATCATTGCAATGTCTGGAGCCGCCCTATCTTGGTTGCACTTGTTCCTGCGCAGAACCCCGAATCCGGCCTGGCCAGATTTTACCAGAGCCCTCTTAGAGCGTTTTGGCGATGCTTCTACTTTCAACACCTATGAGGCCTTGTTCCTATTCCGCCAAACCGGATCCTTGGAGGAGCACATCGCCGCTTTCGAAGGACGTGCAGCACAGTTACCCATTCCCTTATCTGATGATCAGATGCTGGGATATTTTTTGGGTGGCCTGAAGTCTTCCGTCCGTGATCGAATCCAGGACACTGCCCTCACTAATTATGACTCGGCTGTACGAGCAGCACGGCGCGCCGAACGGCCGTCTACTGTACCCGGATCCTTCTCCCGTGCTGTTACTCTTCCGGTGCAGACGTCACGACCAGTTTATCCTCCGCGTACCACGGTTACTCCgccaccccccgggtctgccacaTCACCGCAGTCCTCCAACTTTTCGAAGGCACACAAATTTCGCCAATTGCCGCAATCGGAAATCCAGAAACACCTTGCTGCTGGCACTTGTTTTCGTTGCAGCTTACCTTTTGGCCCTCTGCATCGATGCCCGCCCAAGACGCTGAATGTTCTCGTCTATGATGATTTGGACGATTCTGAGTCTGCCACCACACCTGCTCCAGACCTTCCACTCTCACCGAATGCTGAGGCTGACGACACACCGGAGGAAACTACCCTCCAGCACAGCCAGCTTTCCGAACTAACTTTTTTTGGATTTGATGGCCCCCAAACCATGAAGTTTTTCGGTTGTGTGAATCAAACCCGTCTGCTTATCATGGTCGATAGCGGCGCCAGCCACTGTTTTATCTCCGAAAAGATGGCTACAGCCCTACAGCTACAAGTAGACTCCATCGTCCATTCCTCAGTTACACTCGGCGAT harbors:
- the LOC131007835 gene encoding uncharacterized protein LOC131007835: MVATTRSTEDRLGQLEKVVGELQTSLVTLTATVDSNRSTIESQLAAILAAVSHHDKPPVLPHHTPDPTGTPPISLPLQRMDLPVFDGLEPRGWIARANQYFLVHQIADNQKLQIAIIAMSGAALSWLHLFLRRTPNPAWPDFTRALLERFGDASTFNTYEALFLFRQTGSLEEHIAAFEGRAAQLPIPLSDDQMLGYFLGGLKSSVRDRIQDTALTNYDSAVRAARRAERPSTVPGSFSRAVTLPVQTSRPVYPPRTTVTPPPPGSATSPQSSNFSKAHKFRQLPQSEIQKHLAAGTCFRCSLPFGPLHRCPPKTLNVLVYDDLDDSESATTPAPDLPLSPNAEADDTPEETTLQHSQLSELTFFGFDGPQTMKFFGCVNQTRLLIMVDSGASHCFISEKMATALQLQVDSIVHSSVTLGDGTRVRSRGFCKDVPLLLDGVIFSISCYVFPLSSVDLILGISWLATLGNVKTNWATLTMEFSASDRDICLRGDRSLTRRRCDPRKPHELTSADTCWILWLLDGEQIRGVSPNLSADAQRALANLLAEFPEVSTPATTLPPPRAHDHRIPLQPGSHPV